In Streptomyces sp. RFCAC02, the following proteins share a genomic window:
- a CDS encoding nuclear transport factor 2 family protein — MPASRPPLPPFDLDGALAKVQAAEDAWNTRDAHRVALAYTEDSVWRNRDVFLAGRDEIVAFLTRKWERERDYVLRKSLWAFHWNRIAVRFQYEWHDAAGQWYRSHGNEQWEFADSGLMSRREASINDVPISAADRRWTGPRAPHEHGQDLPLR; from the coding sequence ATGCCCGCCTCCCGCCCGCCCCTCCCGCCGTTCGACCTGGACGGCGCCCTCGCCAAGGTCCAGGCCGCCGAGGACGCCTGGAACACCCGTGACGCCCACCGGGTCGCCCTCGCCTACACGGAGGACTCGGTCTGGCGCAACCGGGACGTCTTCCTCGCCGGCCGCGACGAGATCGTCGCCTTCCTCACCCGCAAGTGGGAGCGCGAACGGGACTACGTGCTGCGCAAGAGCCTGTGGGCCTTCCACTGGAACCGCATCGCCGTCAGGTTCCAGTACGAGTGGCACGACGCCGCGGGGCAGTGGTATCGCAGCCACGGCAACGAGCAGTGGGAGTTCGCCGACAGCGGCCTGATGAGCCGCCGCGAGGCGAGCATCAACGACGTGCCGATCAGCGCGGCCGACCGCCGCTGGACCGGCCCCCGGGCACCGCACGAACACGGACAGGACCTGCCGCTGCGCTGA
- a CDS encoding UdgX family uracil-DNA binding protein (This protein belongs to the uracil DNA glycosylase superfamily, members of which act in excision repair of DNA. However, it belongs more specifically to UdgX branch, whose founding member was found to bind uracil in DNA (where it does not belong), without cleaving it, appears to promote DNA repair by a pathway involving RecA, rather than base excision.), translating to MQQRTDEAAGPGRYDAAPYLPRLNAGLAALRRAAADCHGCPLFEGASQTVFGAGDTRARLMLVGEEPGDQEDRAGEPFVGPAGRLLARATEDAGIDPDHTYLTNAVKHFKFTRPGGGKRRIHKSPTLREMSACRPWLDAELRQVAPEVVVTLGATAGRALLGSSFRVTRERGVLRPLPGADDGTRLVATIHPSAVLRADDSDRAAAYDGLVADLRVAVTALG from the coding sequence ATGCAGCAGCGAACCGACGAGGCGGCCGGTCCGGGCCGGTACGACGCCGCCCCCTACCTGCCCCGCCTGAACGCGGGTCTCGCAGCCCTGCGCCGCGCCGCCGCCGACTGCCACGGCTGCCCCCTGTTCGAGGGCGCCTCGCAGACCGTGTTCGGCGCCGGTGACACGCGGGCGCGCCTCATGCTCGTCGGGGAGGAGCCGGGCGACCAGGAGGACCGCGCGGGCGAGCCGTTCGTCGGCCCCGCCGGCCGACTGCTCGCCCGCGCCACCGAGGACGCCGGGATCGACCCGGACCACACCTACCTCACCAACGCGGTGAAGCACTTCAAGTTCACCCGTCCGGGCGGCGGCAAGCGGCGCATCCACAAGTCGCCGACCCTGCGCGAGATGTCCGCCTGCCGGCCCTGGCTCGACGCGGAGCTGCGCCAGGTCGCCCCCGAGGTCGTCGTCACCCTCGGCGCGACGGCCGGCAGGGCGCTGCTCGGCTCGTCCTTCCGGGTCACCAGGGAACGCGGCGTCCTGCGCCCGCTGCCCGGCGCGGACGACGGCACCCGCCTCGTCGCGACGATCCACCCCTCCGCCGTCCTGCGCGCCGACGACAGCGACCGCGCCGCCGCCTAC